In one Agathobacter rectalis ATCC 33656 genomic region, the following are encoded:
- a CDS encoding HAD family hydrolase, whose protein sequence is MVKAVLFDMDGTLIDTEKYYRIFWPMALKQFGYEMTDEQALSMRSLGQPYAPQHLKDMFHDPDMDYNKIRAYRRKIMEEHLEKVGIELKPGAIEILTYLKEKGIHRAISTANDIERAEKYLKKIGLYGYFDKIICAPMVEHGKPAPDVYEFACSELKLAPEECMAVEDSPNGVKSAYSAGCKVVMVPDLTQPDEELKKMLFACVDRIDEIKSIV, encoded by the coding sequence ATGGTAAAAGCAGTATTATTTGATATGGACGGAACACTCATAGATACGGAGAAATATTATCGTATTTTCTGGCCGATGGCACTTAAGCAATTCGGCTACGAGATGACAGATGAGCAGGCGCTTTCAATGCGAAGCCTCGGGCAGCCGTATGCACCGCAGCATCTTAAGGATATGTTTCATGATCCGGATATGGATTATAATAAAATCAGGGCATATCGGAGAAAAATCATGGAGGAGCATCTGGAAAAGGTGGGTATTGAGCTTAAGCCCGGTGCAATTGAGATACTTACATATTTGAAGGAAAAGGGCATTCACAGAGCGATTTCCACAGCGAATGATATAGAAAGAGCTGAGAAATATCTTAAAAAGATAGGGCTCTACGGATATTTTGACAAGATCATCTGTGCACCTATGGTGGAGCATGGAAAGCCGGCACCTGATGTGTATGAGTTTGCATGCAGCGAGCTTAAGCTGGCACCTGAGGAGTGTATGGCGGTAGAGGATTCGCCAAATGGTGTCAAAAGTGCATATTCTGCAGGCTGTAAGGTTGTCATGGTGCCGGATTTGACACAGCCTGATGAGGAGCTGAAAAAGATGCTTTTTGCCTGTGTTGACAGGATAGATGAGATTAAAAGTATAGTATAA
- a CDS encoding ATP-binding domain-containing protein — protein sequence MMGTENDLPGISLKDEQRQLQNIIGIAQDNLDRAKESVKKLTDDLEDLRDVYEAQDKEGLVLWNNATAQLHENERNIVRCEKARKKPYFGRIDFKDPRQKSQESYYIGRVGIAKNASEPVVIDWRAPIASVYYESSLGPCKYTVSSEGTFEIDLNRKRTYEIAEDKLIDFFDSDVVANDELLTKYLAKNKKAVLGEIIATIQKEQNLIIRRSPKTNIIVQGVAGSGKTTVAMHRISYILYNYADDFRPEDFYIIGSNRILLNYITSVLPELDVYGIKQMTMEQLFTRLLYEDWDDKKYSIHEVSKNDSRNSIKGSKEWFEALEKFCLDYEEKCIPRDEVYMEKTGNLLVGKVLIDTYLHDNPLLSMQSKILMLNEIIYSKYENEVLGKEVKFPAKERRVLDKKYKTYFGKDDWKGSVYDFYRDFLLSQKEKEYDIDIPKDSFDVYDLAALAYIYKRIKETDPVREASHVVIDEAQDFGMMAYCCLHYCLRNCTYTIMGDTSQNIHFEYGLNDWEDLKKLILTGTYDAFGLLRKSYRNTVEISEFATEILRHGDFAIYPVEPIIRHGNAVRIEEYANVRSLISASVDTIKGWQSEGYETIAVVCRDEAEALKVSAELKKHIEIAEDDIETAQFGAGVMVLPVAYTKGLEFDAVLLFDPSERKYPADDSHVKLLYVAATRALHELAVFHRGRLTTLIADPAPSNRHQKEFSAEPLTKAKEYEKQQLTEKEIEEQKRVDGRRDMDEREYFGPSRIVLKPEQVTNKAENEKLDLSAFVKKDRENQTQCTATDMANKIKIREVSKAAKKSSLPLNPSPYAYGSIPDNDILHVKGHSKGKFAVKWLKKGKSHVEIATADGILYVIPITPEIVRVIFVKGIGVKPHKTYWKQKADTDFKWGAKESKSLIEIQTEKLILRIEKKNGAIQYFDTGRNLLVSENATEPRLLNNGECYTFFDWDKSEKLKSKGILATDLTDLTNKARYISFGGRQQRLPLVVSNKGYGIATASSRTALFCNIKMYGQYIFADGDTQSDYYFIGAGSVGHTLELYGTL from the coding sequence ATGATGGGCACAGAAAATGATTTACCGGGAATTTCATTAAAAGACGAGCAGAGACAGCTTCAGAATATCATAGGGATTGCACAGGATAATCTGGACCGTGCAAAGGAATCGGTAAAAAAGCTGACAGATGATTTAGAGGATTTAAGAGATGTCTACGAGGCGCAGGACAAGGAGGGACTTGTCCTGTGGAACAATGCGACAGCGCAGCTTCATGAGAACGAGAGAAATATCGTAAGATGTGAAAAGGCGCGGAAAAAGCCGTATTTTGGCAGAATAGATTTTAAGGATCCGCGTCAGAAGTCACAGGAGTCCTACTATATAGGCAGAGTCGGTATTGCAAAGAATGCATCAGAGCCTGTGGTCATTGACTGGAGAGCACCGATTGCATCCGTATATTATGAGAGCAGTCTTGGACCATGTAAGTACACGGTGAGCTCAGAGGGTACTTTTGAGATTGATTTAAACAGAAAGCGCACCTATGAGATTGCGGAGGATAAGCTCATCGACTTTTTTGATTCAGATGTTGTAGCAAATGATGAGCTTCTGACAAAGTATCTGGCTAAGAATAAAAAGGCAGTGCTCGGAGAGATTATCGCGACAATCCAAAAGGAGCAAAACCTTATTATCCGCCGTTCGCCAAAGACGAATATCATTGTGCAGGGAGTTGCAGGCTCAGGAAAGACAACGGTTGCAATGCACAGGATATCGTACATTTTATATAATTATGCTGATGATTTCAGACCGGAGGATTTCTACATTATAGGCAGTAACCGCATTTTGTTGAACTATATTACAAGCGTGCTTCCGGAGCTTGATGTGTACGGCATAAAACAGATGACTATGGAGCAGCTTTTTACAAGGCTTTTGTACGAGGATTGGGATGACAAAAAGTACAGCATACATGAAGTCAGCAAAAATGACAGTAGAAACAGCATAAAGGGCAGTAAAGAATGGTTTGAAGCTCTTGAAAAATTCTGTTTAGATTACGAGGAAAAGTGTATTCCAAGAGATGAGGTCTACATGGAAAAAACAGGCAATCTGCTTGTGGGAAAGGTGCTGATAGACACTTATCTGCATGATAATCCGCTTCTTTCCATGCAGAGTAAAATCCTCATGTTAAATGAGATAATTTACTCGAAGTATGAAAATGAGGTTCTCGGTAAGGAAGTGAAGTTCCCTGCAAAGGAGCGCAGGGTGCTTGATAAAAAATACAAAACATATTTCGGTAAGGATGACTGGAAAGGCTCTGTGTATGATTTTTACAGGGATTTTCTGCTTAGTCAGAAGGAGAAGGAATATGATATAGATATTCCAAAGGACTCATTTGATGTGTATGATCTGGCAGCACTTGCGTATATTTATAAGCGCATTAAGGAGACAGATCCGGTTCGTGAGGCGAGTCATGTGGTTATTGATGAGGCACAGGATTTTGGCATGATGGCATACTGCTGTCTGCATTACTGCCTCAGAAACTGCACATACACTATCATGGGCGATACCTCGCAGAATATACATTTTGAGTATGGCTTAAATGACTGGGAGGACTTGAAAAAGCTGATACTCACAGGCACATATGACGCATTCGGTCTGCTTCGAAAGAGCTACAGAAACACTGTTGAGATTTCAGAATTTGCAACAGAGATACTGCGCCATGGAGATTTTGCAATCTATCCGGTGGAGCCTATTATCAGGCATGGAAACGCAGTGCGCATAGAGGAGTATGCCAATGTGCGCTCACTGATTTCGGCATCGGTTGACACGATAAAAGGCTGGCAGAGTGAAGGCTATGAGACGATAGCTGTCGTGTGCCGTGATGAGGCAGAGGCTCTCAAGGTGTCTGCTGAGCTTAAAAAACATATAGAAATAGCAGAGGATGATATTGAAACTGCACAGTTTGGTGCAGGAGTCATGGTACTTCCGGTCGCGTATACAAAGGGACTTGAGTTTGATGCTGTATTGCTGTTTGACCCATCAGAGAGAAAATATCCGGCTGATGATAGTCATGTGAAGCTTTTGTACGTTGCGGCTACCCGTGCACTTCATGAGCTTGCTGTATTCCACCGGGGCAGGCTGACAACGCTTATTGCAGACCCTGCTCCTTCCAACAGGCATCAGAAGGAGTTTTCTGCAGAGCCGCTTACCAAGGCAAAGGAATATGAAAAGCAGCAACTGACAGAAAAAGAGATAGAAGAGCAAAAGCGTGTTGATGGCAGACGCGATATGGATGAAAGAGAGTATTTTGGTCCGTCGCGCATTGTATTAAAGCCTGAGCAGGTGACAAATAAGGCTGAAAATGAGAAGCTTGATTTATCTGCATTTGTAAAAAAAGACAGGGAAAATCAAACACAATGTACTGCTACAGATATGGCAAATAAAATTAAGATTAGGGAAGTAAGTAAGGCTGCAAAAAAGAGCAGCCTCCCTCTCAATCCCTCCCCATACGCATACGGCTCAATCCCGGACAACGATATACTTCATGTAAAGGGACATTCAAAGGGCAAGTTTGCGGTAAAATGGCTCAAAAAAGGTAAATCACATGTTGAAATTGCCACAGCGGACGGCATACTTTATGTGATACCAATCACACCGGAGATAGTACGTGTAATCTTTGTAAAAGGAATCGGAGTGAAGCCGCATAAAACCTATTGGAAGCAAAAGGCCGACACAGACTTCAAATGGGGGGCAAAGGAATCCAAATCACTGATTGAGATTCAAACGGAGAAGCTGATACTAAGGATAGAAAAGAAAAACGGAGCCATACAGTATTTTGATACAGGCAGAAATCTCCTTGTAAGTGAAAATGCCACAGAGCCAAGGCTTTTAAATAATGGAGAGTGCTACACATTTTTTGACTGGGATAAATCGGAAAAGCTCAAATCCAAGGGAATACTTGCGACAGACCTTACTGATTTGACAAACAAAGCCAGATATATTTCGTTCGGAGGCAGACAGCAGAGGCTGCCGCTTGTCGTGTCAAACAAGGGATATGGAATTGCTACTGCATCAAGCCGCACAGCACTCTTTTGCAATATAAAGATGTACGGACAGTATATCTTTGCAGACGGTGACACTCAAAGCGACTATTATTTTATAGGTGCAGGCAGTGTAGGCCATACACTTGAGCTGTACGGCACATTATAA
- a CDS encoding Cof-type HAD-IIB family hydrolase, translated as MKKLLFFDIDGTLVDFGNSTMSPSTADALINAKQNGHMIFLCTGRSYNQIYPSLKAFDFDGVVAAAGGYVTVGDKVIAHHVYGQNLLQKVLDTVGDNDTGLIFQTKDKSITNHKWTDKFISAFSKQFDMHVIQDNPTFKDIVIDDELSSFSNRYADVESTIYCNCNYHIDDLRKLLGDEFVVTLSSFKEPEPYSGEITLRGVNKATGIRDVVEFLHMSQADTIGFGDGQNDFDMLRYCDIGVAMGNSSDEVKAVADIVTDDIKEDGLKNAMVHLGLV; from the coding sequence ATGAAAAAACTATTATTTTTTGATATAGACGGCACTCTCGTTGATTTCGGCAATAGCACCATGAGCCCATCAACCGCTGATGCTCTAATAAACGCAAAACAAAACGGTCACATGATTTTTCTTTGCACAGGACGTAGTTACAATCAGATTTATCCATCATTAAAAGCCTTTGATTTTGACGGCGTGGTGGCTGCTGCCGGCGGCTATGTCACTGTGGGTGATAAGGTAATTGCACATCATGTCTATGGGCAGAATCTGTTACAGAAGGTTCTTGACACTGTTGGTGACAACGACACAGGACTTATCTTCCAGACAAAGGATAAAAGCATCACCAACCACAAGTGGACCGACAAATTCATATCAGCATTCTCAAAGCAGTTTGACATGCATGTGATACAGGACAACCCGACATTTAAGGATATCGTGATTGATGATGAATTATCAAGCTTTTCTAATCGATACGCCGATGTTGAAAGCACCATCTACTGCAATTGCAACTACCACATTGATGATTTAAGAAAGCTCCTCGGCGATGAATTTGTAGTAACCCTGAGCAGCTTTAAAGAGCCTGAACCTTACAGCGGTGAGATTACATTGCGCGGTGTCAACAAGGCAACCGGCATACGTGATGTGGTAGAGTTTCTTCACATGAGTCAGGCTGATACAATAGGCTTTGGCGATGGCCAGAATGATTTTGATATGCTGCGCTACTGTGATATCGGTGTTGCCATGGGCAATTCCAGCGATGAAGTCAAGGCTGTAGCCGATATAGTGACAGACGATATCAAAGAGGATGGGCTTAAAAATGCCATGGTGCATCTTGGACTTGTCTAA
- the aspS gene encoding aspartate--tRNA(Asn) ligase encodes MEFLTGAVQKEDLGIAEILAGDYEGKNIKVKGAIHTIRDMGEVAFIVLRRRDGLVQCVYEPGKSQFSVDDLKEADTVEVCGTYKSDDRSPNGFELRLDTIIILSEPAEPMPLQINKWKLNTSLEAKLNNRAVALRNPRERATFRIQEGITRGFRDFLYNNGFTEIHTPKLGAKSAEGGANLFKLEYFHRPAILQQSPQFYKQMMVGVFDRVFETAPVFRAEKHNTKRHLNEYTSLDFEMGYIDGFEDIMEMETGFLQYTMELLKTSYAKELELLKIKLPDVTSIPRVRFDEAKQRVAEKYNRQFRNPFDLEPEEEVLIGQYFKEEYGSDFVFVTHYPSKKRPFYAMDDPADETYTLSFDLLFRGLEITTGGQRIHDYNKLMEKIAKRGMETEGMESYLSAFKYGMPPHGGLGIGLERLTMQLIGEDNVREATLFPRDLSRLEP; translated from the coding sequence ATGGAATTCTTAACAGGAGCAGTTCAAAAGGAAGACCTCGGTATCGCAGAAATTCTTGCAGGCGACTACGAGGGCAAAAACATCAAAGTAAAGGGTGCGATTCACACCATAAGAGATATGGGTGAGGTTGCATTCATCGTCTTAAGACGCAGGGACGGACTCGTACAGTGTGTATACGAGCCGGGCAAATCCCAGTTTAGCGTCGATGATCTAAAGGAAGCAGATACCGTGGAGGTATGCGGCACATACAAGAGTGATGACCGTTCTCCAAACGGCTTCGAGCTTCGTCTTGACACTATCATAATTTTATCTGAGCCGGCGGAGCCTATGCCGCTTCAGATCAACAAATGGAAACTGAATACTTCGCTTGAGGCAAAGCTCAATAACAGGGCAGTGGCACTCAGAAATCCAAGAGAGCGTGCTACGTTCCGTATACAGGAGGGCATCACAAGGGGCTTTAGGGATTTCCTTTATAATAATGGATTTACAGAGATTCATACGCCAAAGCTTGGTGCAAAGTCAGCCGAGGGAGGCGCCAACCTCTTCAAGCTTGAATATTTCCACAGACCGGCTATATTACAGCAGAGCCCGCAGTTTTACAAGCAGATGATGGTAGGTGTCTTTGACAGGGTCTTTGAGACTGCACCTGTTTTCAGAGCAGAAAAGCACAATACAAAGAGACATCTGAATGAGTATACATCACTCGATTTCGAGATGGGCTACATTGACGGCTTCGAGGATATCATGGAGATGGAGACCGGTTTTTTGCAGTACACCATGGAGCTTTTAAAGACCTCATACGCCAAGGAGCTTGAGCTTTTAAAGATTAAGCTGCCTGACGTGACAAGCATACCAAGAGTCAGATTTGACGAGGCAAAGCAGCGTGTTGCAGAAAAATATAACAGACAGTTCAGAAACCCATTCGACTTAGAGCCGGAGGAGGAGGTACTTATCGGACAGTACTTCAAGGAAGAGTATGGCAGTGATTTTGTATTTGTCACACATTATCCTTCAAAGAAGAGACCGTTCTATGCCATGGATGATCCGGCAGACGAGACATACACCTTAAGCTTTGACCTGCTTTTCAGAGGTCTTGAGATCACAACAGGCGGCCAGCGAATCCACGACTACAACAAGCTTATGGAAAAAATCGCAAAGCGTGGCATGGAGACAGAGGGTATGGAGAGCTATCTTTCAGCCTTTAAGTACGGCATGCCGCCACATGGAGGTCTTGGAATAGGACTTGAGAGACTTACTATGCAGCTTATCGGAGAGGACAATGTGCGTGAGGCAACACTGTTTCCTCGTGATCTCAGCAGATTGGAGCCATAG
- the gatC gene encoding Asp-tRNA(Asn)/Glu-tRNA(Gln) amidotransferase subunit GatC, translating into MRNVISDETMEYVGILAKLELSPEEAEAAKKDMADMLDYIDKLEELDTSGIEPMSHVFPVNNVFRDDVVTNGDGSEATLANAPVKKDGGFKVPKTIGE; encoded by the coding sequence ATGAGAAACGTAATCTCTGATGAGACTATGGAGTATGTTGGAATCCTTGCAAAGCTTGAGCTTTCACCGGAGGAGGCAGAGGCTGCCAAGAAGGATATGGCAGATATGCTTGATTATATCGACAAGCTTGAGGAGCTTGATACTTCGGGAATTGAGCCTATGAGCCACGTATTCCCTGTAAACAATGTATTCAGAGATGATGTTGTCACAAACGGTGACGGAAGTGAAGCAACACTTGCCAATGCACCGGTCAAGAAGGACGGCGGATTCAAGGTACCAAAGACAATCGGCGAATAA
- the gatA gene encoding Asp-tRNA(Asn)/Glu-tRNA(Gln) amidotransferase subunit GatA, producing MDLMSLTAVELGKKIQAKEVTVEEAVKAAIASIKAKEEKINSFVTIDEEGALKKAAEVQAKIDAGELKGALAGVPVAIKDNMCTEGLLTTCSSKILYNFIPTYTAEAVKRLEDAGCVIVGKTNMDEFAMGSTTETSAFGATKNPWNTEHVPGGSSGGSCAAVAAEEVPFALGSDTGGSIRQPSSFCGVTGIKPTYGTVSRYGLIAYGSSLDQIGPIAKDVTDCAIILEAIASYDTKDSTSVNRDDLKFTEALVDDVKGMKIGIPKDYLGDGLDPEVKSAILAAADELKKKGAVVEEFDLGLVEYAIPAYYVIACAEASSNLARFDGVKYGYRTKEYTDLHNMYKKSRSEGFGPEVKRRIMLGSFVLSSGYYDAYYLKALRVKALIKKAFDDAFAKYDVILGPAAPTTAPKLGESLSDPIQMYLGDIYTISVNLAGLPGISLPCGMDKNGLPIGLQLIGDCFKEKNIIRAAYSFEKTRELKRSTIAEEYSNKNTADTNKSAGAQ from the coding sequence ATGGATTTAATGTCTTTAACTGCCGTGGAACTCGGCAAGAAAATACAGGCAAAGGAAGTTACAGTGGAAGAGGCTGTAAAGGCTGCCATTGCTTCTATAAAAGCAAAAGAAGAAAAGATAAACAGCTTTGTCACAATAGACGAAGAGGGTGCACTTAAAAAAGCAGCAGAGGTTCAGGCAAAAATTGATGCGGGAGAGCTAAAAGGAGCGCTTGCGGGTGTGCCTGTAGCCATAAAGGATAACATGTGTACAGAAGGGCTTCTCACCACATGTTCATCAAAGATACTCTACAATTTCATCCCGACCTACACAGCGGAGGCTGTTAAGCGCCTTGAGGATGCAGGCTGTGTCATCGTTGGAAAAACCAACATGGATGAGTTTGCCATGGGAAGCACCACAGAGACATCTGCATTTGGAGCAACCAAAAACCCATGGAATACAGAGCACGTACCGGGAGGTTCATCAGGTGGAAGCTGTGCAGCAGTTGCAGCAGAGGAGGTACCGTTTGCACTCGGTTCAGATACAGGCGGATCAATCAGACAGCCAAGCTCCTTTTGTGGTGTGACAGGAATCAAGCCAACCTACGGCACAGTTTCACGATATGGACTCATTGCCTATGGCTCATCGCTTGACCAGATTGGACCTATCGCAAAGGATGTCACAGACTGTGCTATTATACTTGAGGCAATCGCTTCATATGATACGAAGGATTCGACATCAGTAAACAGAGACGATTTGAAGTTTACAGAGGCGCTTGTCGATGACGTAAAGGGTATGAAGATTGGTATTCCAAAGGATTATCTCGGAGATGGACTTGACCCGGAGGTAAAATCGGCAATCCTTGCAGCGGCAGATGAATTAAAGAAAAAAGGTGCTGTTGTGGAGGAATTTGACCTCGGACTTGTAGAGTATGCCATTCCTGCGTACTATGTAATCGCCTGTGCTGAGGCAAGCTCAAACCTTGCCAGATTCGACGGTGTCAAATACGGATACCGTACAAAGGAGTACACAGACCTTCACAACATGTACAAGAAATCGCGTTCTGAGGGCTTTGGACCTGAGGTAAAGAGAAGAATCATGCTCGGCTCCTTCGTACTCTCATCAGGATATTATGATGCATATTACTTAAAGGCATTAAGGGTAAAAGCACTTATCAAAAAAGCCTTTGATGATGCCTTTGCCAAATATGATGTGATACTCGGACCGGCAGCACCAACCACAGCTCCAAAGCTTGGAGAGAGCTTAAGTGATCCAATCCAGATGTACCTTGGTGATATCTACACCATATCTGTAAACCTTGCAGGTCTTCCGGGAATATCGCTTCCGTGCGGCATGGACAAAAACGGACTTCCAATCGGATTACAGCTCATCGGAGACTGCTTTAAGGAGAAGAATATCATCCGCGCAGCCTACAGCTTTGAAAAAACAAGAGAGCTTAAGCGCAGCACTATTGCGGAGGAATACAGTAACAAAAATACAGCAGATACCAATAAATCTGCCGGTGCACAGTAG
- the gatB gene encoding Asp-tRNA(Asn)/Glu-tRNA(Gln) amidotransferase subunit GatB, with amino-acid sequence MKNYETVIGLEVHVELATKTKIFCACSTAFGGAPNTHTCPVCTGQPGSLPVLNKQVVEYAVAVGLATNCTITQYSKFDRKNYFYPDNPQNYQISQLYLPICRNGSVEIETANGKKNVRIHEIHMEEDAGKLVHDEWEDVSIVDYNRSGVPLIEIVSEPDMRSAEEVIAYLETLRQTIQYLGASDCKLNEGSMRADVNISVREVGAKKFGTRTEMKNLNSFKAIAHAIEGERERQIELLEMGRKVVQETRRWDDNKESSHAMRSKEDAQDYRYFPEPDLVPIVVSDEWIAQIKAKQPELRPQKLARYKKEYDIPEYDAKILTESKHMADIFEAATKLCGKPKKVSNWLMVETMRLLKDNDMDADAIKFSPVNLAKLVDLVDAGTINSSVAKEVFEKIFREDIDPEQYVEENGLKSMNDEGELKVTIQAVIDANPQAVEDYHNGKKKAIGALVGQTMKATKGKANPAVVNKLLMELL; translated from the coding sequence ATGAAAAACTATGAGACAGTCATCGGACTTGAGGTCCATGTAGAGTTAGCTACAAAAACAAAGATCTTTTGCGCCTGCTCCACAGCATTCGGAGGCGCACCAAATACACATACATGTCCTGTCTGCACAGGACAGCCGGGCTCACTTCCTGTTTTAAACAAGCAGGTTGTAGAGTACGCAGTGGCAGTAGGACTTGCCACCAACTGTACCATCACACAGTACAGCAAATTTGACAGAAAGAACTATTTTTATCCGGATAACCCGCAGAACTATCAGATATCACAGCTTTATCTGCCAATCTGCCGCAACGGTTCAGTGGAGATTGAGACAGCAAACGGAAAGAAAAACGTCAGAATCCATGAAATCCACATGGAGGAGGATGCCGGAAAGCTCGTACATGACGAGTGGGAGGACGTATCTATCGTAGATTACAACCGTTCCGGAGTACCTCTTATAGAGATAGTATCAGAGCCTGATATGCGCTCCGCTGAGGAGGTTATCGCATACCTTGAGACTCTGCGTCAGACCATCCAGTATCTCGGAGCATCTGACTGTAAATTGAATGAGGGCTCAATGCGTGCCGATGTCAACATCTCAGTCAGAGAGGTGGGCGCAAAGAAGTTTGGTACACGTACGGAGATGAAAAACCTTAACTCCTTCAAGGCTATCGCACATGCCATCGAGGGTGAGCGTGAGCGTCAGATAGAGCTTCTTGAGATGGGCAGAAAGGTAGTACAGGAGACACGTAGATGGGATGACAACAAGGAATCATCACATGCCATGCGTTCAAAAGAGGATGCGCAGGACTACAGATATTTCCCTGAGCCTGACCTCGTGCCAATCGTCGTATCTGATGAATGGATTGCACAGATAAAGGCAAAGCAACCTGAGCTTCGTCCACAGAAGCTTGCACGCTACAAGAAGGAATACGACATCCCTGAGTATGATGCAAAGATTCTCACAGAGTCAAAGCATATGGCAGACATATTTGAGGCTGCCACAAAGCTCTGCGGCAAGCCGAAGAAGGTTTCAAACTGGCTGATGGTTGAGACAATGCGATTGTTAAAGGATAATGATATGGATGCAGATGCGATAAAATTCTCACCTGTAAACCTTGCAAAGCTTGTAGATCTGGTGGATGCAGGCACGATCAACTCATCTGTTGCCAAGGAAGTATTTGAGAAAATATTCCGGGAGGATATTGATCCTGAGCAGTATGTCGAGGAGAACGGTCTTAAGAGCATGAATGATGAGGGTGAGCTTAAAGTTACAATCCAGGCTGTCATCGATGCAAATCCACAGGCAGTTGAGGATTATCACAATGGCAAGAAGAAAGCCATCGGAGCACTTGTAGGTCAGACCATGAAGGCCACAAAGGGCAAGGCAAATCCTGCTGTTGTCAATAAGCTTCTTATGGAGTTGTTATAA
- the clpX gene encoding ATP-dependent Clp protease ATP-binding subunit ClpX, whose protein sequence is MNNDDFKEVPDNIQDNNGETTNNIDNTNDNKSNDYEDVCYICRRPESVAGKMIHIQPNLCICNDCMQKTFDSMSNGNFGNLGNLGNISNMDFGNMPNISMINLSDLTGGIPNSQKLKKKKPKEEKKVEPILDIHSIPAPHRIKASLDDYVVGQEHAKKVMSVAVYNHYKRVMADNKHKAQEENTTAKQASNKYDGVEIEKSNMLMIGPTGSGKTYLVKTLAKLLDVPLAITDATSLTEAGYIGDDIESVVSKLLAAADNDVERAEHGIIFIDEIDKLAKKRNANQRDVSGESVQQGMLKLLEGSEVEVPVGASSKNAMVPMTTVDTRNILFICGGAFPGLEDIIKERLNKEASIGFKADLKDKYDGDENLLMQATVDDIRKFGMIPEFIGRLPIMFSLEALTEDMLVKILKEPKNAIIKQYQKLLEMDEVRLEFDDDALYAIAKMAKEKKVGARALRAIIEDFMLDIMYEIPKDDNIGTVTITKDYVEKKGGPLIQMRGTPELADSQHV, encoded by the coding sequence ATGAATAATGATGATTTCAAGGAAGTACCTGACAATATTCAGGATAATAATGGAGAAACTACAAATAACATAGATAATACAAACGATAACAAGTCAAACGACTACGAGGATGTCTGCTATATCTGCCGCAGACCGGAGAGCGTGGCAGGAAAGATGATACATATCCAGCCGAACCTGTGCATCTGCAACGATTGTATGCAAAAGACCTTTGACTCCATGAGCAACGGTAATTTTGGCAACCTCGGAAATCTGGGAAATATAAGCAATATGGATTTTGGCAATATGCCCAATATCAGCATGATAAATTTGTCAGATCTGACAGGAGGCATACCAAACAGCCAGAAGCTTAAGAAGAAAAAACCAAAGGAAGAGAAAAAGGTCGAGCCGATTCTTGACATTCACTCAATTCCTGCACCGCATAGGATCAAGGCAAGTCTTGATGACTATGTGGTAGGTCAGGAGCATGCAAAGAAGGTCATGTCGGTTGCAGTATATAACCACTACAAGCGTGTCATGGCTGACAATAAGCATAAGGCGCAGGAAGAGAACACCACTGCAAAGCAGGCTTCAAATAAATATGATGGTGTGGAGATTGAGAAATCAAATATGCTCATGATCGGACCTACAGGTTCAGGAAAGACATATCTCGTAAAGACTCTTGCAAAGCTTTTAGATGTGCCACTTGCCATAACAGATGCCACATCACTTACTGAGGCCGGATATATCGGTGACGATATCGAAAGTGTGGTAAGTAAGCTTCTTGCGGCTGCAGATAATGACGTGGAGAGAGCTGAGCACGGTATCATTTTTATAGATGAGATAGACAAGCTTGCAAAGAAGAGAAATGCCAACCAGCGTGATGTGAGCGGAGAGTCAGTGCAGCAGGGTATGCTTAAGCTTTTAGAGGGATCAGAGGTTGAGGTGCCGGTTGGTGCCAGCAGCAAGAATGCCATGGTTCCGATGACCACAGTTGACACGAGAAATATTCTCTTTATATGCGGAGGTGCTTTCCCGGGACTTGAGGATATCATAAAGGAGCGCCTGAACAAGGAGGCTTCTATAGGCTTCAAGGCTGATTTGAAGGACAAGTATGATGGGGATGAAAACCTGCTCATGCAGGCAACTGTTGATGATATCCGCAAATTCGGAATGATTCCTGAGTTTATCGGACGACTTCCTATCATGTTCTCACTTGAGGCGCTCACCGAGGATATGCTTGTAAAGATATTGAAGGAGCCAAAGAATGCCATTATCAAGCAGTATCAGAAGCTCCTTGAGATGGATGAGGTAAGGCTTGAGTTCGACGATGATGCGCTTTATGCCATTGCCAAGATGGCAAAGGAAAAGAAGGTCGGAGCCAGAGCTCTTCGTGCGATTATAGAGGATTTCATGCTCGATATCATGTATGAGATACCAAAGGATGACAATATCGGCACGGTTACAATCACTAAGGACTATGTGGAGAAGAAGGGTGGCCCGCTCATTCAGATGAGAGGTACACCTGAGCTTGCAGACAGTCAGCACGTTTAA